One window of the Capnocytophaga haemolytica genome contains the following:
- a CDS encoding AAA family ATPase encodes MYNEHIKKIAFIGPECTGKTTLCNALAETYHTVWVPEYMRTYLQRKWDEGRGVCEWDDLLPIAEGQLRTEREAMERAEGFLFCDTCLLELVVYSYLYYGKCDSWIEEEAMRQVVGYDRVFLTYVDVPWVADDLRDKPNERQEVFDFFRRELNKRGVLYKVIKGTLEERKAVVKHLITNE; translated from the coding sequence ATGTATAATGAACATATAAAAAAAATAGCATTTATAGGTCCTGAGTGTACAGGGAAGACGACGCTTTGCAATGCGTTGGCGGAGACATATCACACAGTGTGGGTGCCTGAGTATATGCGTACGTATTTGCAACGCAAATGGGACGAAGGGCGTGGGGTGTGCGAGTGGGACGACCTGCTACCGATTGCCGAGGGGCAGTTGCGCACAGAGCGCGAGGCTATGGAGCGGGCTGAGGGGTTTTTGTTTTGCGATACTTGCCTATTAGAGCTTGTCGTTTACTCCTATCTCTACTATGGCAAGTGCGACAGTTGGATAGAGGAGGAAGCAATGCGGCAGGTAGTGGGTTACGACAGGGTTTTCCTCACGTACGTAGACGTGCCGTGGGTCGCTGACGATCTGCGCGACAAGCCCAATGAGCGGCAAGAGGTGTTCGACTTTTTCAGACGGGAATTGAACAAGCGCGGAGTGCTATACAAAGTGATAAAAGGAACGTTGGAGGAGCGAAAGGCAGTCGTTAAGCATCTAATAACCAATGAATAA
- the pnuC gene encoding nicotinamide riboside transporter PnuC produces the protein MSGVFQWLFSQYEGVPTEQVWAEAIAVVFGLLSVWFAKKGNIWVYPTGLINTITFVWLLWVNTLWGDMLINAYYTVMSIYGWVLWSRNAHHNVVEVSWATRTEWRIASVLGVASAVFVAVVYYLKPFIKNGFSMEGVQLGAHNFRWTECVDILTTALFLVGMWLMAKRKVENWVLWIIADLISVPLYYVKGMKFTSLQYALFTAIAVMGYISWKKSVVSSQGSEHNG, from the coding sequence ATGAGTGGTGTTTTTCAGTGGCTTTTTTCTCAATATGAGGGAGTGCCTACCGAACAGGTATGGGCAGAGGCTATTGCGGTGGTCTTTGGGCTGCTGAGCGTGTGGTTTGCCAAGAAAGGGAATATCTGGGTGTATCCTACGGGGCTTATCAATACGATCACCTTTGTGTGGCTGCTGTGGGTCAATACGCTATGGGGTGATATGCTTATCAATGCGTATTACACGGTGATGAGCATTTACGGCTGGGTGCTATGGAGTAGGAATGCGCATCATAATGTGGTAGAAGTGTCGTGGGCTACACGCACAGAGTGGCGCATAGCAAGCGTGCTCGGGGTGGCAAGTGCAGTATTTGTGGCGGTGGTGTACTACTTAAAACCCTTTATCAAAAATGGTTTCTCAATGGAAGGGGTGCAGCTTGGTGCCCACAACTTTCGGTGGACGGAATGTGTGGACATTCTCACTACGGCGCTCTTCTTGGTAGGTATGTGGCTGATGGCTAAGCGCAAGGTAGAGAATTGGGTACTGTGGATCATTGCCGACCTGATTTCGGTGCCGCTGTACTACGTGAAGGGAATGAAGTTTACTTCGCTACAATATGCGCTCTTTACAGCTATAGCGGTGATGGGGTATATCTCCTGGAAGAAATCAGTGGTCAGTAGTCAGGGATCAGAACATAATGGATAA
- a CDS encoding BtrH N-terminal domain-containing protein, translated as MEVDFQHIQSAHCENGVASNLLRFNGLQLSEPMIFGIGSGLLFFYFPWIKVNQAPAISYRTMPGRIFSKVAKRLGFGVKREKFSSPAKAQEALDANLRRGIPTGLQVGVYHLTYFPDEYRFHFNAHNLVVYGKEGDDYLISDPVMPTVTRLTAAELEKVRFAKGALPPKGHLYYPTAIPRDFDLKEAIIKGIKETCSTMLAPVPIVGVRAIKRLSKAIVRWRDKKGVKVTNHYLAQLIRMQEEIGTGGGGFRFIYGAFLQEASEVLGCKALRRLSEEITDIGDAWRDFAVAIARVYKNRSDDADAYNSLSKQLYNIAIREEAFFKKLRAEVRSL; from the coding sequence ATGGAAGTAGATTTTCAGCATATACAGTCGGCACACTGTGAGAATGGTGTAGCTTCGAATTTACTGCGGTTCAATGGTTTACAACTTAGCGAGCCAATGATTTTTGGTATTGGGTCGGGGTTGTTATTTTTTTATTTTCCGTGGATCAAGGTAAATCAGGCGCCTGCCATTAGCTATCGGACGATGCCTGGACGCATTTTCAGCAAGGTTGCTAAGCGTTTGGGTTTTGGGGTGAAGCGAGAGAAGTTTTCTTCACCTGCGAAGGCTCAAGAGGCTCTTGATGCTAACCTGCGGCGTGGCATTCCTACGGGTTTGCAGGTAGGTGTATATCACTTGACTTATTTTCCTGATGAATACCGTTTTCACTTCAACGCACATAACTTGGTGGTCTATGGCAAAGAGGGGGATGATTACTTGATTAGCGACCCTGTGATGCCTACGGTAACACGGCTTACGGCTGCTGAACTTGAGAAAGTGCGTTTTGCTAAGGGAGCTCTTCCGCCTAAAGGGCACTTGTATTACCCAACGGCTATCCCTCGAGATTTTGACCTTAAGGAGGCGATTATCAAAGGGATAAAGGAAACGTGCAGCACGATGCTGGCGCCCGTACCTATTGTAGGTGTTCGTGCGATTAAGCGGCTAAGCAAAGCTATTGTGCGTTGGCGTGACAAGAAGGGGGTGAAGGTGACGAATCACTATCTGGCACAGCTAATCCGTATGCAGGAGGAAATCGGTACGGGTGGTGGAGGCTTTCGGTTTATCTATGGGGCATTCTTGCAGGAAGCCTCTGAGGTGCTGGGCTGTAAGGCGCTCAGGAGGCTTTCGGAGGAGATCACCGATATTGGCGATGCGTGGCGTGATTTTGCGGTGGCTATCGCACGCGTGTACAAGAACCGTAGTGACGATGCAGACGCATATAACTCATTATCAAAACAGTTGTACAACATAGCGATACGTGAAGAGGCTTTCTTCAAAAAGCTAAGAGCGGAAGTGCGCTCATTATAG
- a CDS encoding M3 family metallopeptidase → MSKPIFNTPYQAAPFSEYKTEDYRPAIAEAITESLAEVDAIAHNTAPATFENTIAALAYSGEKLDRLSSMFFNLNSAETNEIMQQEAQHISPMLTQYSNDILLNAALFERVRAVYEQRECLQLSPEEDTLLTKTYKNFVRNGALLSEEKKSELRAIDKELSLLQLRFGENVLAENNAYELHLTEEAQLAGLPEAVREVAAALARERGKEGWLLTLDFPSYSAFIKYADLRDLRKQLFIAYHSRGFHKEYNNEENVKQIVALRHQRAQLLGYATYADFVLEERMAQSPAKVTNFLSELLAAALPVAQRELEALAAAAKADGITDLQKWDFPYYTEKLRQQRFNIDEQALKPYFALDKVLAGVFAIAGRLYGLQFERITDVEVYHQEVATYKVTDAQGAYVALLYTDFFPRAGKRGGAWMTSFKNQHKRDGENARPHISIVCNFTRPTVTEPSLLTMNEVRTLFHEFGHALHGMLADTSYPTLSGTSVLWDFVELPSQLMENWAYEEDALQLFAYHYKTGEPLPMDYVRKLKEAAVFMEGLQTLRQLSFGFLDMAWHTADPAAISSVQAFERTATEKAELFPPIDALCISTAFSHIFQGGYAAGYYSYKWAEVLDADAFAHFTATGIFNKETANSFKHNVLSRGGSEPPMVLYKRFRGQEPSTAALLKRAFGV, encoded by the coding sequence ATGAGTAAACCAATATTTAATACACCATACCAGGCGGCTCCTTTTTCTGAGTATAAAACGGAGGACTATCGCCCCGCTATTGCTGAGGCTATCACAGAGAGCTTGGCTGAGGTAGACGCTATAGCACATAACACTGCCCCTGCAACTTTTGAAAATACTATCGCAGCTCTGGCATACAGCGGCGAGAAGCTCGACCGCCTCTCCTCAATGTTCTTTAACCTCAATAGCGCCGAGACCAACGAAATAATGCAGCAAGAGGCACAACATATTTCGCCTATGCTCACTCAGTACAGCAACGATATACTGCTCAATGCGGCTCTTTTTGAGCGCGTGCGTGCCGTGTATGAGCAGCGCGAGTGCTTGCAACTCTCGCCAGAAGAGGATACGCTCCTTACCAAAACCTATAAAAACTTTGTCCGTAATGGGGCATTGCTTTCTGAGGAAAAGAAAAGCGAGTTGCGCGCTATTGACAAGGAGCTATCGCTATTGCAGTTGCGTTTTGGGGAGAATGTGCTTGCAGAGAACAATGCGTATGAGCTCCACCTCACTGAGGAAGCTCAACTTGCAGGCTTGCCAGAGGCAGTGCGCGAGGTGGCGGCAGCTTTGGCACGAGAGCGCGGCAAAGAGGGCTGGCTCCTTACCTTAGATTTTCCCTCATACAGTGCTTTCATAAAATACGCCGACCTCCGCGACCTCCGCAAGCAGCTTTTTATTGCCTATCATAGCAGGGGTTTTCATAAAGAATACAACAATGAGGAGAATGTAAAGCAAATCGTAGCCTTGCGCCACCAACGGGCACAGCTCTTGGGCTATGCTACCTATGCCGATTTTGTTTTAGAGGAACGTATGGCTCAAAGTCCTGCTAAAGTAACCAATTTCTTAAGCGAACTCCTCGCTGCAGCTCTTCCTGTAGCGCAACGCGAACTCGAAGCACTTGCCGCCGCTGCTAAGGCTGACGGTATTACAGATTTGCAAAAATGGGACTTTCCTTATTATACCGAAAAGCTACGTCAGCAGCGGTTTAACATTGATGAGCAGGCCTTAAAACCCTATTTTGCTTTGGATAAAGTGCTTGCGGGGGTCTTTGCAATTGCAGGACGCTTGTATGGCTTGCAGTTTGAGCGCATTACCGATGTGGAGGTCTATCACCAGGAGGTAGCCACTTACAAAGTAACCGATGCGCAAGGGGCGTATGTGGCACTGCTCTACACCGATTTCTTTCCACGTGCAGGCAAGCGCGGTGGGGCTTGGATGACTTCCTTTAAGAATCAGCATAAGCGCGATGGAGAGAACGCACGTCCGCATATATCCATTGTGTGCAACTTCACCCGCCCGACAGTTACAGAGCCCTCTCTCTTGACAATGAATGAGGTGCGCACGCTCTTCCACGAGTTTGGACACGCCCTGCACGGTATGCTTGCCGATACCTCTTACCCCACCCTTAGCGGCACCAGCGTCCTTTGGGATTTCGTGGAACTGCCCAGCCAGCTAATGGAGAATTGGGCTTATGAAGAGGACGCCTTGCAGCTCTTTGCTTATCATTACAAAACAGGCGAACCGCTGCCAATGGACTACGTACGCAAACTCAAAGAAGCTGCCGTATTTATGGAAGGCTTGCAGACCTTACGCCAGTTGAGCTTCGGCTTCTTGGATATGGCTTGGCACACTGCCGACCCTGCTGCTATAAGTTCCGTACAAGCCTTTGAACGTACGGCTACTGAGAAGGCAGAGCTATTCCCACCAATAGACGCCCTCTGCATATCGACCGCCTTTTCGCATATCTTCCAAGGAGGCTATGCCGCAGGCTATTACAGCTATAAGTGGGCAGAGGTGCTCGATGCCGATGCCTTTGCGCATTTCACCGCGACAGGTATTTTCAATAAGGAAACCGCCAATAGCTTTAAGCACAATGTGCTCTCCCGTGGCGGTAGTGAACCTCCAATGGTGCTCTACAAACGATTCCGCGGACAAGAACCAAGCACCGCCGCACTGCTAAAACGGGCGTTTGGAGTGTAG
- a CDS encoding DUF4197 domain-containing protein, with protein MKKISLLVLVALFSFSSCNELQQVLNTQQNGGGAGYNVASGLKQALEMGVSSGVDLLSKDGGYFKDQAVRILLPEELQKVDKTLRSVGLGSLTDQGLKVLNEAAESAVAEAKPIFISAIKNMNFSDAMGVLKGGDNAATNYLKSNTSTALVSAFEPKVSASLSKVGADKVWEQIITQYNQIPLVKPVNPNLTAYVTQQAINGLFVKIGDKEKEIRTDVAARTTPLLKSVFAMQ; from the coding sequence ATGAAGAAAATTAGTTTATTGGTGCTCGTGGCACTATTCAGTTTCAGCAGTTGTAATGAGCTGCAACAGGTGTTAAACACTCAGCAGAATGGAGGAGGAGCAGGTTATAATGTTGCCAGCGGACTTAAGCAAGCCTTGGAAATGGGTGTGAGCAGTGGGGTAGACCTGCTGAGTAAAGATGGGGGTTACTTTAAAGACCAAGCGGTGCGCATTCTCTTACCTGAAGAACTTCAAAAGGTGGATAAAACGCTTCGCAGTGTGGGCTTGGGTTCGCTGACCGACCAAGGTTTGAAAGTGCTCAATGAAGCGGCGGAGAGTGCGGTAGCAGAAGCAAAGCCTATCTTTATTTCGGCAATTAAGAATATGAATTTCTCAGATGCGATGGGCGTCCTCAAAGGCGGAGATAATGCAGCTACTAATTACCTGAAGAGCAATACCTCAACAGCTTTGGTATCGGCATTTGAGCCCAAGGTATCGGCATCGCTCTCGAAGGTGGGGGCTGATAAGGTATGGGAGCAGATCATCACTCAATACAACCAAATACCATTGGTAAAACCTGTAAACCCTAATCTTACAGCGTATGTAACCCAGCAGGCAATCAATGGATTGTTTGTGAAGATAGGCGATAAGGAAAAAGAAATACGCACTGATGTGGCAGCAAGAACTACACCTCTGCTCAAATCGGTGTTTGCAATGCAATAA
- a CDS encoding DUF3822 family protein — protein MMQKLPRNNSNLGTYFKELSIQINLDGLSFCVFNPLLNLVETIYNFPINFNYKNKEDIERQINYIIDSEDDLRQDFGTIRVLHNTPKFTLIPQALFGKDEETVEYLKYSIDVTEEERSTVELDKISSIETINAYMPNTLVNNVLLSYYGRFDYQHFATSLLRMFLKHYSSHAYEIMYIYAEQGSFYFVVFKAKRLYYFNRFSYETIDDFLYYILFSIEQLDIDTEQVPLYITGELEPTALFYEKVRRYVKYIYLIKYHKNNFHIGMDEELIRRNFVLTQSF, from the coding sequence ATGATGCAAAAATTGCCAAGAAACAACAGTAATTTAGGAACGTATTTTAAAGAATTGTCCATTCAAATCAACTTGGATGGACTTTCTTTTTGTGTGTTTAACCCTTTGCTGAACTTAGTAGAGACGATTTATAATTTTCCCATCAATTTTAACTACAAGAATAAGGAGGATATTGAACGCCAGATAAACTATATCATTGATTCAGAGGATGATCTTCGCCAGGATTTCGGTACGATACGGGTGTTGCACAATACGCCGAAGTTTACGTTAATTCCACAGGCTTTGTTTGGCAAGGATGAGGAAACGGTAGAGTATCTGAAGTACAGTATTGATGTGACGGAGGAGGAGCGCAGTACAGTGGAGCTGGATAAGATTAGTTCGATAGAAACTATTAATGCCTATATGCCTAATACATTAGTAAATAATGTGTTACTTAGTTATTATGGGCGTTTTGACTATCAGCATTTTGCCACCTCGCTGCTGAGGATGTTCCTGAAACACTACTCATCACACGCTTATGAGATAATGTACATTTATGCTGAGCAGGGGTCGTTTTACTTTGTAGTATTTAAGGCAAAGCGGTTGTACTATTTTAATCGATTTAGTTATGAGACTATTGATGACTTCTTGTACTATATTTTGTTCTCAATAGAGCAATTGGATATTGATACTGAACAGGTTCCACTATACATCACAGGTGAGTTGGAGCCTACGGCTTTGTTTTATGAGAAAGTGCGTAGGTATGTGAAGTATATCTATTTGATTAAATATCACAAGAATAATTTCCATATAGGAATGGATGAGGAACTTATTCGTCGGAACTTTGTATTAACACAATCATTTTAA
- a CDS encoding ATP-dependent DNA helicase, which translates to MDQNHLYKALISGFKHTPTSLQNNALQMIAAFLLSPDSSQKLFLLKGFAGTGKTSITVTIIQNLPLINYHFVLLAPTGRAAKVMSHFTNQQAFTIHKHIYYPKSEQGNFSFRLRPNRQHNTLFIVDEASMIAESDLQLSGQQSLLDDLMQYVYAGKNCKLLLMGDTAQLPPVGALNSPALDSSYLEGQYHKDVTEIELTEVVRQKKKSGILYNATALREELFSYGYFKQFQFDLQPFRDIIQLIDSSEVQDAVNNAYDRYGLDETSIIVRSNKRAVIWNQQIRRTILDIEDELSAGDLLMVVKNNYFWFKNNSEISFIANGDTLEVLRIHAFREEYGFRFAEISAQLLDYPNQPPFDTVIILNTLTSEHPALTYPESQALYQEVLADYADEPIAYKRYLAVKNDPYYNALQVKYAYAMTCHKSQGGQWDAVFIEKPFLPDGIDEGYLRWLYTALTRAKKRVYLVGFPEEDFLEPFDE; encoded by the coding sequence ATGGATCAAAATCACCTTTACAAAGCCCTTATTAGTGGCTTCAAACATACACCTACATCTTTGCAAAACAACGCATTACAGATGATAGCGGCGTTCCTATTAAGCCCCGATTCCTCTCAAAAACTTTTTTTGTTAAAAGGTTTTGCTGGAACGGGAAAAACTTCCATCACCGTCACCATAATTCAAAATTTGCCCCTGATCAACTACCATTTTGTGCTACTCGCACCTACGGGTCGCGCCGCAAAAGTGATGAGCCATTTCACCAACCAACAAGCATTCACCATCCACAAACACATTTATTACCCCAAATCCGAACAAGGCAACTTCTCCTTCCGCCTGCGTCCCAACCGCCAACACAACACCCTCTTCATCGTCGATGAAGCCTCAATGATCGCCGAATCCGACCTGCAACTCTCTGGGCAACAGTCGCTCCTCGACGACCTGATGCAATACGTCTACGCTGGAAAAAACTGTAAACTCCTGCTGATGGGCGACACCGCCCAGCTTCCTCCCGTCGGCGCACTCAACAGCCCAGCCCTCGACAGCAGTTATTTAGAAGGACAATACCACAAAGACGTCACCGAGATCGAACTAACCGAAGTAGTCCGACAAAAGAAAAAGTCAGGCATCCTATATAACGCCACAGCCCTGCGCGAAGAGCTCTTCTCCTACGGATATTTCAAGCAATTTCAGTTTGATTTGCAACCTTTTAGAGATATCATCCAACTCATCGACAGCAGCGAAGTGCAAGACGCCGTCAACAACGCCTACGATCGCTACGGGCTCGACGAGACTTCCATCATCGTCCGCTCCAACAAACGCGCCGTAATATGGAACCAACAAATACGCCGCACCATATTAGACATTGAGGACGAGCTATCGGCAGGCGACCTGCTAATGGTGGTGAAAAACAACTACTTTTGGTTCAAAAACAACAGTGAAATAAGCTTCATCGCCAACGGAGACACCCTCGAAGTGCTACGCATCCACGCCTTCCGTGAAGAATACGGATTCCGCTTTGCCGAAATTTCAGCGCAGCTGCTTGATTACCCCAATCAGCCACCTTTTGATACCGTTATCATTCTCAATACCTTAACCAGCGAGCACCCAGCCCTCACCTACCCCGAAAGCCAAGCCCTCTACCAAGAAGTTCTCGCCGATTACGCCGACGAGCCCATCGCCTACAAGCGTTACCTCGCCGTCAAAAACGACCCTTACTACAACGCCCTACAAGTAAAATACGCCTACGCAATGACCTGCCACAAAAGCCAAGGTGGGCAGTGGGATGCCGTCTTCATTGAGAAACCCTTCCTGCCCGATGGCATCGATGAAGGCTACCTCCGATGGCTGTACACCGCCCTCACCCGTGCCAAGAAGCGCGTATACCTCGTCGGCTTCCCCGAAGAAGACTTCCTTGAGCCCTTCGACGAATAG
- a CDS encoding type II toxin-antitoxin system HicB family antitoxin yields the protein MNHTIRITIEQSSDDFYWAYAENVPALTGAGATETEARENILECIELLKKENNHPAVLDDNYTLLYEFERITNEEEVLAQ from the coding sequence ATGAATCATACCATTAGAATTACGATCGAACAAAGCTCAGACGACTTTTACTGGGCTTATGCTGAAAATGTACCTGCACTCACTGGGGCTGGCGCTACCGAAACAGAGGCAAGAGAAAACATCTTAGAATGTATTGAACTACTCAAAAAAGAGAATAACCACCCTGCAGTTTTAGATGACAACTACACATTGTTGTACGAGTTCGAGAGAATTACAAATGAAGAAGAAGTCTTAGCACAATAA
- a CDS encoding autotransporter, whose protein sequence is MKRIFLLAAVLLVSIKGFAQNDDFKKNQVNLNILNAIWLTSVEIGYERYVAPNQSVEGQIFFNDRFSVFPKRNGEKYNATSFSVGYNYYFDEDGGTGFYINPFMKVRSGSYKDKDGAKTKLDSFILGIGGGYIWNYDDTFIIAPYANIGRNFGKEVNDNKKFWAVEPNFGIKIGYKF, encoded by the coding sequence ATGAAAAGAATTTTTTTACTTGCAGCAGTACTATTGGTATCGATAAAGGGGTTCGCTCAGAACGACGATTTTAAGAAGAACCAAGTAAACCTGAACATTCTTAATGCGATATGGCTTACTTCGGTGGAAATCGGGTATGAACGTTACGTAGCGCCTAATCAATCGGTAGAAGGTCAGATATTTTTTAACGACCGCTTTTCGGTATTCCCTAAGCGCAATGGTGAGAAGTACAACGCTACCAGCTTTTCGGTAGGCTACAACTACTATTTTGATGAGGACGGGGGCACGGGCTTCTATATCAACCCATTTATGAAGGTGCGCTCAGGATCTTATAAGGATAAGGATGGTGCTAAGACGAAACTGGATAGTTTTATCTTAGGTATCGGTGGTGGTTATATCTGGAACTATGACGACACTTTTATCATTGCTCCGTATGCGAATATTGGGCGTAATTTTGGTAAAGAGGTGAACGACAATAAGAAGTTCTGGGCGGTAGAGCCTAATTTTGGCATCAAGATTGGGTATAAGTTTTAG
- a CDS encoding replication-associated recombination protein A, with product MMTNTPLAERMRPSSLAQYIGQQHLVGENGSLRRQIENGQLPSLIFWGPPGTGKTTLANIIAQQTDRRFFTLSAINSGIKEVREVIEQSKQGGGLFAARNPIVFIDEIHRFNKTQQDSLLQAVEKGWITLIGATTENPSFEVIPALLSRCQVYVLNAFSRQDLEQLLHNAIENDAKLKQMNIRLEETEALLRLSGGDGRKLLNTFELVVGAAPNPQEITITNDFVFSVVQQNTVLYDKTGEQHYDIISAFIKSMRGSDPNGAVYWLARMIEGGEDVKFIARRMLIFASEDIGNANPTATIMANSAFQAVTTIGYPESRIILSQCATYLASSPKSNAAYKAINKAQQAVKQHGDLSVPIHLRNAPTKLMKELNYGKDYLYPHDFEGDFVPQEYLPDALQGTKFYDPSDNPRENALREYLKRMWGDKYEY from the coding sequence ATGATGACAAACACACCACTGGCAGAGCGTATGCGCCCCAGCTCGCTGGCACAATACATCGGGCAGCAACACTTAGTAGGCGAGAACGGGTCGCTACGACGACAGATAGAGAATGGGCAACTGCCCTCGCTGATCTTCTGGGGACCCCCGGGGACGGGCAAAACTACGCTGGCTAACATCATTGCACAGCAGACCGACCGCCGCTTCTTCACCCTGAGCGCCATCAACTCGGGTATAAAGGAAGTCCGTGAGGTGATTGAGCAATCCAAGCAAGGTGGAGGACTCTTTGCCGCACGCAATCCCATCGTATTCATCGATGAAATACACCGTTTCAACAAAACACAGCAAGACTCCCTACTACAAGCCGTTGAAAAAGGTTGGATTACCCTCATTGGCGCCACCACCGAGAACCCCAGCTTCGAGGTGATCCCAGCGTTGCTATCCCGTTGTCAGGTGTATGTGCTCAACGCCTTTTCGCGGCAAGATTTAGAGCAACTGCTGCACAACGCCATCGAAAATGATGCGAAGTTAAAGCAAATGAACATCCGTTTGGAAGAAACAGAGGCGCTACTTAGGCTTTCAGGAGGCGACGGACGAAAACTACTCAATACATTCGAACTTGTGGTAGGCGCCGCACCCAATCCGCAGGAGATTACGATCACCAACGACTTCGTGTTTAGCGTCGTCCAGCAAAATACAGTGCTTTACGACAAAACAGGCGAACAACACTACGACATTATTTCCGCTTTTATAAAATCAATGCGAGGTAGCGACCCCAACGGGGCTGTTTACTGGCTGGCACGGATGATTGAGGGCGGCGAAGACGTGAAATTCATTGCACGCCGTATGTTGATCTTCGCCTCTGAGGACATCGGAAACGCCAACCCCACAGCTACCATAATGGCTAACAGCGCCTTTCAGGCAGTCACCACGATTGGCTACCCCGAATCGCGGATCATCCTCAGCCAATGTGCTACGTACCTCGCCTCTTCGCCAAAGAGCAATGCCGCCTACAAAGCGATCAACAAAGCACAGCAGGCAGTAAAGCAGCACGGCGATCTGTCGGTGCCGATACACCTGCGCAATGCCCCTACCAAGCTAATGAAGGAGCTCAATTACGGAAAGGACTACCTATACCCTCACGATTTCGAAGGAGATTTCGTCCCTCAGGAGTATTTGCCCGATGCGCTACAAGGCACTAAGTTCTACGACCCTTCCGACAACCCTCGGGAGAACGCACTTCGGGAGTACCTGAAAAGAATGTGGGGAGATAAGTACGAATATTAA
- a CDS encoding DUF6261 family protein: MSRLHHTELGQLIIRFIEDFEALGKDASQDEDFKKSFDSLKEQIAVYKLALNQIRGREETKKIASYDKERDVAFQALKNLINVYKTSTDPEEKDAYEQLATVLNTYKDLTSQVYEKETLNVVTLVEKLRSKEYASSVKLFNLKKFIDKLDAANTQFNKVFSSRSQKDVQKTTYEILPLKKKLIDDYQTLALYVYASAQLKKTPFYTEILAIINNGRKYFDTIITIRRKKKKNGEGDDDKDNTGEMPQTPPEETTI, encoded by the coding sequence ATGTCTCGCCTCCATCATACGGAGCTGGGGCAGTTGATTATTCGTTTTATCGAAGACTTTGAGGCACTTGGAAAGGATGCCAGCCAAGATGAAGACTTCAAAAAGTCGTTCGACTCGCTGAAGGAACAAATTGCGGTCTACAAATTAGCGCTGAACCAGATCAGAGGGCGTGAGGAGACTAAAAAAATAGCAAGCTACGACAAGGAGCGCGATGTGGCGTTCCAAGCCTTGAAGAATCTGATTAATGTCTACAAAACCTCGACCGACCCAGAAGAGAAGGATGCTTACGAGCAGTTAGCTACGGTGCTCAACACTTATAAAGACCTCACCAGCCAAGTGTATGAGAAGGAAACCCTCAATGTAGTGACGCTGGTGGAGAAATTGCGCTCCAAAGAATATGCGTCGTCAGTGAAATTGTTTAATTTGAAGAAGTTCATCGATAAGCTCGACGCAGCTAACACCCAATTTAACAAGGTATTTAGTTCGCGCTCACAGAAGGACGTGCAAAAAACGACCTACGAAATCCTACCACTGAAGAAGAAACTCATCGACGACTACCAAACTTTGGCGCTCTACGTATACGCTTCGGCACAACTCAAGAAAACGCCGTTCTATACGGAGATACTTGCCATCATCAACAACGGTAGAAAATACTTCGACACGATCATTACCATCCGACGCAAGAAGAAAAAGAATGGCGAGGGCGATGATGATAAGGACAACACGGGTGAAATGCCGCAAACGCCTCCTGAAGAAACAACAATCTAA